In the Anastrepha obliqua isolate idAnaObli1 chromosome 1, idAnaObli1_1.0, whole genome shotgun sequence genome, one interval contains:
- the LOC129235357 gene encoding MICOS complex subunit MIC27: MLRKVLIVTPATAMLFAAVPVKQKEAKAVEKVEVNNFKCKPSELPLYQSLHELYSPKSELHPAKDSAMRQTIEGGVRVVRTEVQAGLSALAEQKAHFDNYIDTAKAHTQSTIDYLNEPQNVLPRSGAIAVGGLSGFIFAARGGFIKKVLYTTIGAGAVASLCYPRQAEVFARDALVHARKGFAIAYNFVKGVKPGDEVEPEPVSKFPTSFDDLKYLVLDLYDEGKEAIFGKKK, encoded by the exons ATGCTCCGAAAAGTTCTTATAGTGACACCAGCGACTGCTATGTTGTTTGCTGCTGTGCCAGTAAAACAGAAGGAAGCGAAAGCGGTTGAAAAGGTCGAAGTTAACAACTTCAAGTGCAAGCCCAGTGAATTGCCACTTTATCAGTCGCTGCACGAATTATACAG CCCTAAGTCAGAACTACATCCCGCAAAGGACTCTGCGATGCGTCAAACTATCGAAGGTGGAGTGCGCGTTGTACGCACCGAGGTGCAGGCTGGCCTGAGTGCACTTGCCGAACAGAAGGCCCACTTTGACAACTACATAGACACAGCCAAGGCACATACGCAGTCCACCATAGACTATCTGAATGAGCCACAAAATGTGTTGCCACGTAGCGGAGCCATAGCCGTTGGTGGCTTGTCTGGCTTCATATTTGCCGCACGTGGTGGTTTCATTAAGAAAGTACTTTACACAACTATTGGTGCTGGCGCTGTAGCTTCACTCTGCTATCCACGACAAGCGGAAGTATTTGCACGTGATGCGTTAGTTCATGCGCGCAAAGGATTCGCCATCGCATATAACTTCGTAAAGGGGGTAAAACCAGGTGATGAAGTTGAACCTGAACCGGTCAGCAAATTCCCGACCAGCTTTGACGACTTGAAGTATCTAGTCTTA